Genomic DNA from Erythrobacter aureus:
GCACAGCAAAGCCGAAAGAGCAATCGTCTGGACACTTCTGCTCATTCTCGATGCAATACACGCCCATCGGGCGATGAGCGAATCATCATCGACAAGGAACAAACCCGGTCCGACCGGAGAGGCGCGCGCCAACTACGCCTATTCGAAGGTCTCGTCGACGAGGCGGGCAGCGAGGGCAACGCTATCCGCATCCTGCGGATTGGCGAGCACGGCCGAGGCGGGCACTTCGAGCCGATATTCGAGCCCGTCATCGGTATAGGAACGGACCGCCTGTCCGCGCAGCACCTGCGGCACGATACGGGTCAGCAGTTTGGTTCCAAAGCCGCCTTCGGCAGGCCTGCCGCCATGCGTCTCGCCGCTGCGCGACATGGATTCGCGCCAGACGAGCGTGAAAACCTGGTCCTGTTCGGCCTCGGTGATGCTCCAGGAAACGTCGACCCGTACCTCTGGCCCGGCGGGCAGGCTGTATTTCTGGGCGTTGGTCGCCAGTTCGTGGATCGCGAGCGAAATCTGCTGTGCCGCTTCGCTGACGATCTGCGTGTCCGGCCCATCGATGGCAACCTGTTCCCCATAGGTCAGCAAAAGCGGATCGAGCTGTTGGCGGATGATCGTCTCCAGGTCTCCGGACTGGTTGTCGTCGCCCCGCAACACGGTCGAGGTTGCCCTCGCCAGGGACTGTATGCGGCCGAGCAGTGCTTCGACGAACTCTTCGGTCTGGTCGTGGCCGCGTGCGGTCTGCCTCGTAAGCGAAGTGACGACCGATAGGAGATTGCCACTGCGGTGTACGGCTTCGCGCGTCTGCACCGCAAGCTTGGCATTGGCGGCATGAAGCTCCTCGGTTCGCGCCGCCACCAGGTCTTCCAGCTTCGCCAGCGTTTCCTCATGCGCCCGCGCTTCGGCCTGGAGTTTCCGGTTGGCTTCGGCGAGCTGGGCAGGGGAGGGCAGGGAAACCAGGATCGGAATCAGGCGGAACAGCACTATGGCGGTGGCGGCGGAGACAAATCCGGTCGCTAGTTTTAGCAAACCGACCCAAGGATAGATCGGGTACCACAGGGTTACGATCCCCATCAGATGCGTCAGCCCGCACAGCAGGATGAAGCTGGCAAACAAGACAACCAGTCCCGAATAAGGAATGTCCTTGCGCCTGCGCAGCACCGTGAGCAGAGCCACGGGGATTGCCGTATAGGACAGGAAGATCAGCAGATCGCTGCCAGCCCAGAGGAAAACCAGCCACGGTTGCCACAGCAGACACATGCCGTGCGGCATATATTGCCAGATATCGACAAAGTTCTGCATGCGCGCTCCCCTTAGGAAGGGCACTCCTAGCACAGTCGGGTCAAAGCGATAGGCGCAAGGGTCTATTTTGTTGTTCTCAAGGGGAAAATACATTGTGAGCGGGCTGCCGGGAGGCTTGCGTAGAGGGCGGTGCGGGAGGAAGGAACCGGTCTCTTTGCCGCCGCCGAATAATGGGGCGAATCGCTTGCATTCGGGCGCAAAACCGTTATGTGCGCGCCTTCCCAAGTCATCCTCGGGAACCCGTGCGGGAGGTCTGATCCGTCAGACCGCTTGACCGCTTACCATGAGCCCCGGTTCGAGAGTGCCGTGGCGAAAGTGAGAAAGGAGGCCAGTTATGGCCAAGAAGATCGACGGCTATATCAAGCTGCAGGTGCCTGCCGGCACCGCCAACCCCTCGCCGCCCATAGGCCCTGCGCTGGGTCAGCGCGGCGTGAACATCATGGAATTCTGCAAGGCCTTCAATGCCGCCACCGGCGACATGGAAAAGGGCATGCCGATTCCGACCACCATCACGGTCTATGCCGACCGTTCGTTCACCTTCGTGACCAAGACCCCGCCGGCCAGCTTCCTCATCAAGAAGGCCGCCAAGCTCAAGTCGGGCTCGAAGGAGCCGGGCAAGGTTTCGGCCGGTAGCATCAAGCGTTCGGCTCTGGCGGAAATCGCCGAGCAGAAGATGAAGGACCTGAACGCGAACGACATCGAACAGGCCACCAAGATCATCGAAGGCAGCGCGCGTTCGATGGGCCTCGACGTGGTGGAGGGCTAAGATAATGGCTAAGCAGACCAAGAAGCAGCAGCTCGTCGCCAAGCTCGACAGCGAAAAGCTCTACAGTGTGGACGAAGCACTCGCCACGCTGCGCGAGCACAAGGCGAAGTTCGACGAGACTGTCGAAGTCGCGATGAACCTCGGCGTCGACCCCCGCCACGCCGACCAGATGGTCCGCGGTATGGTTTCGCTCCCGAGCGGCACCGGCAAGGACGTCAAGGTCGCCGTGTTCGCCAAGGGCGACAATGCCGAGAAGGCCAAGGCCGCCGGCGCCGACAAGGTGGGCGCGGAAGACCTCATGGAAGACATGCAGAACGGTAATCTCGACTATGACCGCGTGATCGCCACGCCGGACATGATGGGCGTCGTCGGTCGTCTCGGTAAAATCCTTGGCCCCAAGGGCCTGATGCCGAACCCGAAGCTGGGCACCGTGACCCCGAACGTGGAACAGGCCGTGAAGGACGCCAAGGGCGGCCAGGTCGAATTCCGTGTCGAAAAGCAGGGCATCATCCACTCGGGCATCGGCAAGCTCTCGTTCAAGGACGAGGACCTCAAGGCCAACTTCAAGGCCATGACCGACGCCATCGTCAAGGCCAAGCCTTCGGGCGCCAAGGGCAAGTACGTTCGCAAGGTCACGCTGACCTCGTCGATGGGTCCGGGCCTCAAGGTCGACCTGGCTGAAGTCGAAGGCGCGTAAGCACAGCTTCGCGGCCGTCGCCAAGACATATGAAAGGGCCGGTGGGTGCAGACCCGCCGGCCCTTTTCCGTGAGGAGCGCGGAGCCGTTCCCTAGCGCAAAAGGCGCCGCAGAGTGCCCTCGACGCCGGTTTGCCGTGCAAGCCGTTTCACGGACTTCACCGTGCCATCGAAGCCGCCGAGGCTCGCAATCACGGCGCGATTGGCCCAGGTCGGGCGAAGCATCAGGAAGCTGGCGCAATCCACGCTGTCGGTTCCGAACAGCGCCTTGTGCGCGCCTTCGCCCTCGGTGAAGTCGAAATATTGGTAGCGTCCCTCGGCAAAGAGATTCTCGAGCGCTGCCATCTGCAGCACCGTGCCGGGCGACAGACCGGCATGGCCGGGATCGAAGCCGAGATAGGCATAGACCAGCGTCTCGCGCTCCACCGGAAGGTAGAGATAGGCGACCGGAGCGTTGTCGAGGAAAAGCAGAAAAGCGCGCAGACGGTCCTCTGCCGCCAGATCGCGTCTCTCCGCCTGGGCGGCTTCGCCTTCGGGCAAGCCCGCGTCGAGCAGGCGCGCCTGATAGGTTCTGCGCGATAGCGGCTGGGCCAGCGCTGTGAATGTGTCGATTTCCTCGGGTGTGCGATAGGCACGCAGATCGAGCGAACCGCCCGCCGCCTTTTCGAACTTGCGGCGTTTGCGGCGCAGCGTCGAACGGGTCTTGGCCGAGAAGCGCGAGAAGTAATCTTCGTAACTGCCCGCCATGTCGATGAAGTATCGGGCATATTGTTCGCGCGAGCCGATCAGGAAGCCCGGCATCGCTGAGCGCAGGCGAAGTTCCGCCGCCGTCGGAGCGGAAAGCACCCGCAGCCCTTCCACACTGTTCAGCGCGGGCACCGGCGGCACCCGCCCGGCGAGAATATCCTGCAGCGAAAAGGCCAGCGTGGCGACCGAGCGCTCGATCGAAAACAGCCGCCGCGATCCTACCGTGAACGGGATGCGATATTCGGTGGAAGGCGTGAGATCACCCGTCACGATGCGCCGTAGAGCATATTGGAGGCGAGCTGTTCCATAACCCGTGCCGCGGAGCGGAAGGGGCTGTGCGGCATGGCGGCCGCGCCGGTCCCGTCACCGATTTGCGGCGGGTGGCTGGTGAAGGTCGCCCCATGCGCTCCCGGCGTCGCCGCTATGCTCGCGCAGAATCTGGCAAAGCGATCGCGGAGGATCGTGTTGGCGCGCGTACGGTCGCGGCTCATCAGCTCGAAGCTGTGGCTTACGATATTGAGCATGGCGGCGCCTTCGCGCACGCAAAAGCGCAGCGCCGCAGCCAGCTCGCGGTGCGAAAGTGCGGTGATCTGCGCATGGCGCTGGCCACCATGGCTGCGGATCGATCCTACGGGGACTTCGATCGTGCCGTGGTGGCAAACGACTTGGCGGTCGTCGGCGGACAGCGAAATGCGGCATTCCGAACCAGCGATCCCCGGCACATGGCTGCTATCGTAACGGATCCCCACCTTCGCCAGCGCGCGCAGTGTCGCATCGTCCGCGCCGAAATTGCCCGCCCTGAAGGCGGTGGGGGCCGGAGCCCCGGCCCGCATTAGAAACTCGCGCGCGATTTCGATCAGTTCGACCTGCTCCGACTCCGTAAAATCGTGCATGTTGCGGCCCGTCCGACCCGGCAGGGGATTGGCATCGCCGGCAATCTCCAACCATTCGGGGTGGAGATGCAGTTGTACCTCGTGGCCGCGTTCGAGTATGGGTTCGACCACGGCGGCAATCGCTCCTGTCCCCCACACCAGCGCGGGCATCGGGTCGACGAAGAACACGCCCTTGACCCCGTTCGCGTCCATCACATCCATTTGATGCCCAGTTCCGACTTGGCCCTGTGGGGTGCAGCAGGAAATTGATCGTTCGAACACTTCCTCGCGGGCTTTCGCGCCGAGGCGCAATGTGAGGCCCGGTGAATATTCGGTGTCGATGGTTATGTAGACTGCGGTCATCCATGTGACCTTATCACACGGAAGTTAATTGGGTAATGATAGACTTAGCGGTTCAGATGCCGCCGGGAGTGAAGTCGAAACCGGCAGTGGCAAGCCCGTCGCACAGGCTATCGACGCAGCTCTGGAGCTCTTCCTCCCGTGTCGAGCGGACGACGAAATTAGCGCCCACCCGCCCTTCGCGAAAGAAGGGATAACTGCCGATCTGACACTGCGGATGGGCCTGTTCGACCTGGCGCAGAATGTCGGCGACCTCGCTTTCGGGCGTCCAGCATCCGACCGTTTCGGACAGTAGCGGAGCGCCGCCTTCGAGTGTACCGGTCAGCGCATCGAGCATCCCGGCGGTAATATGCGGCACACCGGCCATGAGATGCAGATTGCCGAGCTTGATCCCCGGTGCACCCGACATCCGGTTGGGGATCAGTTCGGCGCCTTCGGGCACGCGCGCCATGCGCAGGCGCGCCTCGGTCAATTCCTTGCCGATGCTGGCGTAATAGCGTTCGAGCATGGCCTTCGCCTCGGGATGGATGACCACCGGAACACCAATCGCCTCTGCCACCGCATCCACGGTTATGTCGTCATGGGTGGGGCCGATACCGCCGGTGGTGAAGAGGTAGTCATACGCTTCGCGCAAGGCATTCACCGCTTCGACGATGCGATCCATCACATCGGGCACCACGCGCACTTCCGACAGGCGAATGCCCTGCACCTGTAGCCAACTGGCGACCTGGGCGATGTTCTTGTCGTGCGTGCGCCCCGAAAGGATCTCGTCGCCGATGACGACCAGACCCGCAGTATAGATGCGTTCATTCATGGATGGCACGCCTAACGTGCTCGGCGCATGAATGCTACTCTGCTGCTTCCAATTGCTGGTCGGCCGCGCGCGCATTGGCACCATGACGGCGGAATTCCAGCAGGCCATCGTCGACCGGCTCTTCCTTCATGCGTTTGCGATCGACCACATATTCCTGATTCAGCCGCCAGGGATAAGCGACCGCGTTTTTCGGCATGATCGATTTGGCGCGCTGGATATAGCCCGACGAGAAATCGAAGATGTCGTCTTCCTCGATCCGGGCTTCTGCCTCGGCTGTCAGAACCGGCTCGACTACATCGACACCCTTCGCGCGGCTCTCGTTGAGCACCCGGCAGATATAATCGGAATTGATATCCGCGCGCAGAGTCCAACTGGCGTTGAGATAGCCGAACACAACCGCCAAATTGGGCAGGTTCGAGAACATGCAGCCCTTGTAATAATAATGCTGGGCGAGATCGATGGCCTGCCCTTCGCGCGCGAGCTGGATCTTGCCTGCCACCGCGAGCTTGAGGCCAGTCGCGGTCACGACGATATCGGCGGGCAGGAAACGATCGTCGGTCAGACGCACTCCGCCTTTTTCGAAGGCTTTGATATGGCCGGTGACCACGTCGGCCTTGCCACTCTTGAGCGCGGTGAACAGATCGTCGTCGGGGACCAGGCACAGGCGCTGGTCCCAGGGGTTGTAGGGCGGGGTAAAGGGCGCGAGATCGTAATCCTCGCCCATCGACTTGCGAATACGTTTGTGAAGCGTCGCAGCCATTTTCTCCGGCTGGGTCCGCGCGCGTTTGAAGCCGAAATCCTGCAAGGTGATGTTCTTCCACCGCGTGATCCGGTAGGCGAGTTTCTCGGGCAGGATCTTGCGCAGGAAATTGGCCAGCGCATCCTTCGCCGGACGGCTGAACATCCAGGTCGGCGTGCGCTGCAACATGGTCACCTTGGCGGCCTTGTCGCTCATCGAGGGAACGATCGTCACCGCAGTGGCACCCGATCCGATCACGACGACATTCTTGCCGGTGTAATCGAGGTCCTCGGGCCAGAACTGCGGATGCACAATCCGACCGTCGAATTCGCCGAAGTCGAAGCCCGGATCATAGGGTTCGTCATAGTCGTAATAGCCCGACCCGAGATAAAGCCAGTTGGCGGTAAGGTGCTTTTTCTCGCCCTCGCCCGTCTCGAGCGTTACGTGCCAGCGCCCATCGCTCTCGCGCCAGTCGGCGGCGAGCACTTTGTGCCCGAACCGCATATGCTTGCGGATGTCGCGTTCATCGACGATCCGGTCGAGATATTCGAGAATGGCAGGCCCATCGGCGATCGACTTCTCGTGTTTCCACGGTTCGAAATCGAAGCCCAGCGTATGCATGTCGCTATCCGAACGGATGCCGGGATAGCGGAACAGGTCCCAGGTGCCGCCCAGGTTCTCGCGGCGTTCGACAATGACGAAATCATGGCCCGGCGCCTTTTCCTTCATATGCGCTGCCATGCCGATGCCGGAAATTCCCGCACCCACGATCATAACATCGAAATCGGTCGCCGTGTTCGTCATCTGTCTCTCCCAAGTTCCCGGAACCTAGCTCAGTCTGAACGAAAGCACCAGCCTCGGTTGCAGGGCGCAACCTAATTTGCGGGGTTCGGCTCCATCGGCGACTGGATCGCTTCCGCGTCCTGCTTGGCTATCGCTTTCGCGCAGAGCCTGCGTTAGGGCGGTCGGAAAGGGGAGCCTTCGCAGCATGTCTAGCAGCGCCAAGCAGAAGCCGCGGCGGGTCACTTCGATAGACGTGGCCGAACGCGCTGGGGTGAGCCAGTCGACCGTAAGTCGCGCGCTGGCCGGTTCGGAAACCATCACTCCGGCGACCCGCCGCCGGGTCGAACTGGCGGCGGAGGAACTGGGCTATCACGTCAATATGCGTGCCGCAGGCCTGCGGCGCGGTGAGACGGGCACGATAGCGATCGTCGTCATCGGGCGCGAGGGGCAGGGTCCCGCAGCCATCAATCCGTTTTACTACAGCCTGCTGGGAAGCACCTGCGCCGCGGCGGCAGAGCGCGGATACGAGGCGTTGGTCTCGTTCCAGGCCAAGCCGGAGGAGCTTTTCGGCCATTACGTCGCGCGCCGCCAGGCCGATGGTGTGGTCGTCATCGGGACGGCGACCAATCACGCAGCCTGGGATTATTTCCGCAAATGCGCGGAAGATACCGAAGGCATCGCTTTTTGGGGCTCGCCCTTCGACGACAGTGTCTGGGTCCGCTCGGACAATCGCGACGGCGGGCGGATTGCAGTGGAACGCCTGGTGGCCAGTGGTGCCCGGCAAATCGTGTTCGTCGGCGATACCGCATCTTCCCAGCGCCAGTTTCGCGAGCGCTACGATGGCTATCGCAGCGCCATGGAAGCGGCGGGGCTTGCGCCGGTGGATGCCGTGGTCAGCGAAGGCAGCGATCGCGTCTCTCAAGGCCGAAACGCCGTCGCGCAGTTGGTGGGCAGCGGGGCGCGCTTCGATGGCCTTTTCTTCGCCTGCGACGCGATGGCCTTGGGCGCGCTGGAGGAACTGGCCGCGCGCGCCATCGATGTACCGAACGATGTCGGCGTTATCGGCTTCGACGGTCTCGGCTCGGGCGAGTTCAGTTCGCCGCCCCTCACCACGGTCGAACCCGATTTCGCCCAGGCCGGCATGCTGTTGATCGATACTGCCCTCGCATCGCAGGACGAATGCCCCGAGCGCCGTGTTGCTGTCCATCTCGTCGAGCGCGCCAGCGTGCGCCGGCCAATCGAATAATCCACCCGGAGAGACCCATGAAAACCAGTATTGCCTCCGTGCTTGCCGCACTCTTCGTCAGCCAGGCCGCCCATGCCCAAGACCCGCAGCCGAGCCCCAACCCGGTGGAGGAGCAGGAAGTCGATGCATCGGCGGAGGACGGCCCCGCCGAAGGCAGCGGCCTGGCTGTCGATGCAGCTCCTGCAACGGCCAATCCGGCCGCCGAGGCCGAGGACGAAAAATGGGATGTCACCGCACCGCGCGGTGCGACCATCCGGCAGGTGCCGATCCGCACGGACGAAGGTACCTGGATGGATGTGGATGTGTCCCCCGACGGACGCATGCTCACCTTCTCGCTGCTGGGCGATATCTACACCATGCCGATCACGGGCGGTACGCCGACGCGCATTGCCGACGGTCTCGCATGGGAAGTGCAGCCGCGCTTTTCGCCCGATGGGCGGCGTATCGCCTTTACCTCCGACCGCGGCGGTGGCGACAATATCTGGATCATGAATGCCGACGGTTCGGACAAGCGCCAGCTGACCAAGGAAGACTTCCGGCTTCTCAACCAGCCGAGCTGGTCGCCCGACGGCAATTACATCGTCGCCAAGAAGCATTTCACCACCCAGCGCTCGCTCGGCACGGGCGAGATCTGGCTCTACCACGTCTCGGGCGGCGGCGGCGTGAAGCTGGTCAAACGGGCCAGCGAAGCGTTGCAGAAGGAACTGGGCGAGCCGGTCTATGCGCCCGATGGCGAGGCAGTCTATTACTCGCGCAACGTTACCGGCGGTCCGATCTTCGAATACGCGCAGGATTCGACGCAGGGCACTTTCGCGATCGAGCGGTACGAGCTGGCCACCGGCGAGGTGACCACGGCCGTCAGCGGCTTTGGCGGTGCTGTCCGCCCGCAGCCTTCGCCCGACGGCAACAGCCTAGCCTTCATCCGCCGCGACAAGGACCAAACCGAGCTGTGGGTGAAGAACCTCGCTACCGGCCAGCAGCGCATGATCTATGGCGATCTCGACATGGACATGCAGGAAACCTGGGCTGTCCATGGTTTCTATCCGCTGATGGACTGGGTGCCGGACGGCAATTCCATCGTGCTGTGGGCCGGCGGCAAGCTGAAGCGCGTGGCAGCCGATGGCAGTGGCGCGAGCGATATTCCCTTCAGCATCAACGATACGCGCGGCATGGCCGATGCGCCGCACCCGGTGATCCCGGTATCGCCCGACAGCTTCACCGCGAAGATACCGCGTTTCGCCAGCGTTTCGCCCGACGGGCGTACGGTCGTGTTCGAAAGCCTCGGCAAGCTTTATGCGAAACCGGTCGGCGGCGGCGCGGAGCGCAGGCTCACCTCGGGCACTGACGACGCGCTCGAGCTGTGGCCCTCGTGGTCGCGCGACGGGCGGCGGATTACCTATGTCCGCTGGACCGACAGCGGCCTCGGCCAGATCATGACCGCCAATGCCAATGGTTCCGGGGCGAGGGCGATCACCACCATGCGCGGCCACTATGCGAACCCGCGTTTCTCGCCCACCGGCGACACTATCGTGTTCGAAAAGCGCTCGGGCGGATACCTCACCTCGCCTGAATTCTCCGAGAACGCGGGCGTCTACAGCGTAAGCGCAGCGGGCGGTACGCCCCAACTCGTCGCACGCGACACGTCGAACCCGCAATTCGGCGCCGATAGCGACCGCCTGTTCATGCTGGGCCGCAAGGATGGCAAGCTGCAACTGCTCTCCGCCGATCTCGACGGCGAAGCGCGGCAGGTCCATGCCGAGGGCGAACTGGCGACCGAATATCACGTCAGTCCGCGCGGCGATTTCGTCGCCTTCCGCGAGAATTACGAGGTCTTCGCCACGCCGCTGATGCCCGGTGGGCAGGCGGTGACGGTGGGCGAAAAGGCCAGTTCGCTGCCTGTGGTGCGCGCATCGAAGGGCGGGGCGGACTACATCGGCTGGAGCGAGGGCGGCGACATGCTGACCTGGTCGATGGGGCCGGTGCTCTACCGCGCCAGCCTCGCCTCGATGTTCGCCAATGCGCCTAAGGACAAGGACGCGCCCGCTTTCGTTCCGCCGACCAGCGGCACCTCGCTCGAGCGCTCGGTTGCCGCCGACAAGCCGCGCGGCACGGTGGCGATAACCGGCGCGAAGATATTGACCATGGCGGGTGACGGTGCCGGTGCAATCGCCAATGGCACGATCGTCATCACCGGTGACAGGATCGCCGCCATTGGCCCGGCGTCCTCGGTCCAGGTCCCGCAGGGCGCGACGGTGATCGATGCGGCGGGCAAGACCATCATGCCCGGCCTTGTCGACGCGCATGCGCATGGGCCGCAGGGCACGGGCGATCTGGTGCCGCAGCAAAACTGGTCGTTGGTTCAGAACCTGGCCATGGGCACGACGACGCTCCACGATCCCTCGTCGCAGGCCAGCATGATCTTTGCCGCGGCAGAGCGTCAGCGCGCCGGCACGCTGCTCG
This window encodes:
- a CDS encoding flavin-containing monooxygenase; this translates as MTNTATDFDVMIVGAGISGIGMAAHMKEKAPGHDFVIVERRENLGGTWDLFRYPGIRSDSDMHTLGFDFEPWKHEKSIADGPAILEYLDRIVDERDIRKHMRFGHKVLAADWRESDGRWHVTLETGEGEKKHLTANWLYLGSGYYDYDEPYDPGFDFGEFDGRIVHPQFWPEDLDYTGKNVVVIGSGATAVTIVPSMSDKAAKVTMLQRTPTWMFSRPAKDALANFLRKILPEKLAYRITRWKNITLQDFGFKRARTQPEKMAATLHKRIRKSMGEDYDLAPFTPPYNPWDQRLCLVPDDDLFTALKSGKADVVTGHIKAFEKGGVRLTDDRFLPADIVVTATGLKLAVAGKIQLAREGQAIDLAQHYYYKGCMFSNLPNLAVVFGYLNASWTLRADINSDYICRVLNESRAKGVDVVEPVLTAEAEARIEEDDIFDFSSGYIQRAKSIMPKNAVAYPWRLNQEYVVDRKRMKEEPVDDGLLEFRRHGANARAADQQLEAAE
- the rplK gene encoding 50S ribosomal protein L11; its protein translation is MAKKIDGYIKLQVPAGTANPSPPIGPALGQRGVNIMEFCKAFNAATGDMEKGMPIPTTITVYADRSFTFVTKTPPASFLIKKAAKLKSGSKEPGKVSAGSIKRSALAEIAEQKMKDLNANDIEQATKIIEGSARSMGLDVVEG
- a CDS encoding competence/damage-inducible protein A; its protein translation is MNERIYTAGLVVIGDEILSGRTHDKNIAQVASWLQVQGIRLSEVRVVPDVMDRIVEAVNALREAYDYLFTTGGIGPTHDDITVDAVAEAIGVPVVIHPEAKAMLERYYASIGKELTEARLRMARVPEGAELIPNRMSGAPGIKLGNLHLMAGVPHITAGMLDALTGTLEGGAPLLSETVGCWTPESEVADILRQVEQAHPQCQIGSYPFFREGRVGANFVVRSTREEELQSCVDSLCDGLATAGFDFTPGGI
- a CDS encoding amidohydrolase family protein, producing the protein MKTSIASVLAALFVSQAAHAQDPQPSPNPVEEQEVDASAEDGPAEGSGLAVDAAPATANPAAEAEDEKWDVTAPRGATIRQVPIRTDEGTWMDVDVSPDGRMLTFSLLGDIYTMPITGGTPTRIADGLAWEVQPRFSPDGRRIAFTSDRGGGDNIWIMNADGSDKRQLTKEDFRLLNQPSWSPDGNYIVAKKHFTTQRSLGTGEIWLYHVSGGGGVKLVKRASEALQKELGEPVYAPDGEAVYYSRNVTGGPIFEYAQDSTQGTFAIERYELATGEVTTAVSGFGGAVRPQPSPDGNSLAFIRRDKDQTELWVKNLATGQQRMIYGDLDMDMQETWAVHGFYPLMDWVPDGNSIVLWAGGKLKRVAADGSGASDIPFSINDTRGMADAPHPVIPVSPDSFTAKIPRFASVSPDGRTVVFESLGKLYAKPVGGGAERRLTSGTDDALELWPSWSRDGRRITYVRWTDSGLGQIMTANANGSGARAITTMRGHYANPRFSPTGDTIVFEKRSGGYLTSPEFSENAGVYSVSAAGGTPQLVARDTSNPQFGADSDRLFMLGRKDGKLQLLSADLDGEARQVHAEGELATEYHVSPRGDFVAFRENYEVFATPLMPGGQAVTVGEKASSLPVVRASKGGADYIGWSEGGDMLTWSMGPVLYRASLASMFANAPKDKDAPAFVPPTSGTSLERSVAADKPRGTVAITGAKILTMAGDGAGAIANGTIVITGDRIAAIGPASSVQVPQGATVIDAAGKTIMPGLVDAHAHGPQGTGDLVPQQNWSLVQNLAMGTTTLHDPSSQASMIFAAAERQRAGTLLAPRIFSTAEIVYGAKAPSVYARIDSYEDALAHIQRIKAQGGISIKNYNQPRRDQRQQVVAAARAENMLVVAEGGSLFGMDMNLIADGNSTLEHNVPGEVFYEDVLQFWAGTNVNYTPTLVVTYGGLAGDPYWRQATDVFANPLMVHTPPRQLIAQTARRVKAPDWAFVDDEAAREAKKLAQRGVKVSIGAHGQQAGVAAHWELWSFARGGMSAVEALRAGTIEPAKSLGMERDIGSLEVGKLADLIVLNSDPSENIRNSDKIDRVMLGGRLYDARTMNEVETGNARRLPYWWE
- a CDS encoding GNAT family N-acetyltransferase — its product is MTGDLTPSTEYRIPFTVGSRRLFSIERSVATLAFSLQDILAGRVPPVPALNSVEGLRVLSAPTAAELRLRSAMPGFLIGSREQYARYFIDMAGSYEDYFSRFSAKTRSTLRRKRRKFEKAAGGSLDLRAYRTPEEIDTFTALAQPLSRRTYQARLLDAGLPEGEAAQAERRDLAAEDRLRAFLLFLDNAPVAYLYLPVERETLVYAYLGFDPGHAGLSPGTVLQMAALENLFAEGRYQYFDFTEGEGAHKALFGTDSVDCASFLMLRPTWANRAVIASLGGFDGTVKSVKRLARQTGVEGTLRRLLR
- a CDS encoding LacI family DNA-binding transcriptional regulator codes for the protein MSSSAKQKPRRVTSIDVAERAGVSQSTVSRALAGSETITPATRRRVELAAEELGYHVNMRAAGLRRGETGTIAIVVIGREGQGPAAINPFYYSLLGSTCAAAAERGYEALVSFQAKPEELFGHYVARRQADGVVVIGTATNHAAWDYFRKCAEDTEGIAFWGSPFDDSVWVRSDNRDGGRIAVERLVASGARQIVFVGDTASSQRQFRERYDGYRSAMEAAGLAPVDAVVSEGSDRVSQGRNAVAQLVGSGARFDGLFFACDAMALGALEELAARAIDVPNDVGVIGFDGLGSGEFSSPPLTTVEPDFAQAGMLLIDTALASQDECPERRVAVHLVERASVRRPIE
- the rplA gene encoding 50S ribosomal protein L1, with product MAKQTKKQQLVAKLDSEKLYSVDEALATLREHKAKFDETVEVAMNLGVDPRHADQMVRGMVSLPSGTGKDVKVAVFAKGDNAEKAKAAGADKVGAEDLMEDMQNGNLDYDRVIATPDMMGVVGRLGKILGPKGLMPNPKLGTVTPNVEQAVKDAKGGQVEFRVEKQGIIHSGIGKLSFKDEDLKANFKAMTDAIVKAKPSGAKGKYVRKVTLTSSMGPGLKVDLAEVEGA
- a CDS encoding sensor histidine kinase, which encodes MQNFVDIWQYMPHGMCLLWQPWLVFLWAGSDLLIFLSYTAIPVALLTVLRRRKDIPYSGLVVLFASFILLCGLTHLMGIVTLWYPIYPWVGLLKLATGFVSAATAIVLFRLIPILVSLPSPAQLAEANRKLQAEARAHEETLAKLEDLVAARTEELHAANAKLAVQTREAVHRSGNLLSVVTSLTRQTARGHDQTEEFVEALLGRIQSLARATSTVLRGDDNQSGDLETIIRQQLDPLLLTYGEQVAIDGPDTQIVSEAAQQISLAIHELATNAQKYSLPAGPEVRVDVSWSITEAEQDQVFTLVWRESMSRSGETHGGRPAEGGFGTKLLTRIVPQVLRGQAVRSYTDDGLEYRLEVPASAVLANPQDADSVALAARLVDETFE
- a CDS encoding polysaccharide deacetylase family protein encodes the protein MTAVYITIDTEYSPGLTLRLGAKAREEVFERSISCCTPQGQVGTGHQMDVMDANGVKGVFFVDPMPALVWGTGAIAAVVEPILERGHEVQLHLHPEWLEIAGDANPLPGRTGRNMHDFTESEQVELIEIAREFLMRAGAPAPTAFRAGNFGADDATLRALAKVGIRYDSSHVPGIAGSECRISLSADDRQVVCHHGTIEVPVGSIRSHGGQRHAQITALSHRELAAALRFCVREGAAMLNIVSHSFELMSRDRTRANTILRDRFARFCASIAATPGAHGATFTSHPPQIGDGTGAAAMPHSPFRSAARVMEQLASNMLYGAS